In Halomarina salina, one DNA window encodes the following:
- a CDS encoding DMT family transporter, whose amino-acid sequence MNGGSRLAALAPLGAAVLWGLTYVVSAWGFETVPPLTLALCRMVLGGAVLLAVVRATKPRRSFSRAEWRSFAVLGAWVAVSIATQYVGTALTSAGQGSLVTILTPVFTLVLAVVAFDEALSRRGALGMALATTGTVVLVVGRSGLDTGGSLLGSGMLVVAGVTFAVYTVYGKPLVRRYSALEAATYATLTSLPLFCVFALGEFLAQPGAFDVPVTPRLVAAVGYLGVFGTAAAWYLWYKGMEYVGAGTVAVFFFAQPAVGVALGALVLGERVGLPLLVGGSVMALGIYLASTTDTEPSREDDPTAPAPVRDSDSAP is encoded by the coding sequence GTGAACGGTGGGAGCCGCCTCGCCGCCCTCGCACCACTCGGCGCGGCGGTGCTCTGGGGACTGACGTACGTCGTCAGCGCGTGGGGGTTCGAGACGGTCCCGCCGCTGACGCTCGCGCTGTGTCGGATGGTCCTCGGAGGTGCCGTCCTGCTCGCGGTTGTCCGGGCGACGAAGCCGCGTCGTTCGTTCTCACGCGCCGAGTGGCGCTCGTTCGCCGTCCTCGGTGCGTGGGTCGCCGTCTCCATCGCCACGCAGTACGTCGGGACGGCGCTGACCAGCGCGGGGCAGGGGTCGCTCGTGACCATCTTGACACCCGTGTTCACGCTCGTGCTGGCGGTCGTCGCCTTCGACGAGGCGCTCTCCCGGCGCGGAGCGCTCGGGATGGCGCTCGCGACCACCGGGACGGTCGTGCTCGTCGTCGGGCGGTCGGGGCTGGACACCGGGGGGAGTCTCCTCGGGTCGGGGATGCTCGTCGTCGCGGGCGTCACGTTCGCGGTGTACACGGTGTACGGGAAGCCGCTCGTCAGGCGCTACTCCGCGCTGGAGGCCGCGACGTACGCCACGCTGACCTCTCTCCCGCTGTTCTGCGTGTTCGCGCTGGGGGAGTTCCTCGCCCAGCCGGGTGCGTTCGACGTGCCCGTGACACCCCGGCTCGTCGCCGCCGTCGGCTACCTCGGCGTGTTCGGCACCGCCGCGGCGTGGTATCTCTGGTACAAGGGGATGGAGTACGTCGGCGCGGGCACCGTCGCCGTCTTCTTCTTCGCACAACCCGCCGTCGGCGTGGCGCTCGGTGCGCTCGTCCTCGGCGAACGCGTCGGACTGCCGCTCCTCGTCGGGGGGAGCGTCATGGCGCTCGGAATCTACCTCGCCAGCACGACGGACACCGAACCGTCGCGCGAGGACGACCCGACCGCCCCGGCGCCGGTCCGCGACTCCGACTCCGCTCCGTAG